In Piliocolobus tephrosceles isolate RC106 chromosome 5, ASM277652v3, whole genome shotgun sequence, a single genomic region encodes these proteins:
- the PPIL1 gene encoding peptidyl-prolyl cis-trans isomerase-like 1, which yields MAAIPPDSWQPPNVYLETSMGIIVLELYWKHAPKTCKNFAELARRGYYNGTKFHRIIKDFMIQGGDPTGTGRGGASIYGKQFEDELHPDLKFTGAGILAMANAGPDTNGSQFFVTLAPTQWLDGKHTIFGRVCQGIGMVNRVGMVETNSQDRPVDDVKIIKAYPSG from the exons ATGGCGGCAATTCCCCCAGATTCCTGGCAGCCACCAAACGTTTACTTGGAGACCAG CATGGGAATCATTGTGCTGGAGCTGTACTGGAAGCATGCTCCAAAGACCTGTAAGAACTTTGCTGAACTGGCTCGTCGAGGTTACTACAATGGCACAAAATTCCACAGAATTATCAAAGACTTCATGATCCAAGGAGGTGACCCAACAGGGACAG GTCGAGGTGGTGCATCTATCTATGGCAAACAGTTTGAAGATGAACTTCATCCTGACTTGAAATTCACGG GGGCTGGAATTCTCGCGATGGCCAATGCGGGGCCAGACACCAATGGCAGCCAGTTCTTTGTGACCCTCGCCCCCACCCAGTGGCTCGACGGCAAACACACCATTTTTGGCCGAGTGTGCCAGGGCATAGGAATGGTGAATCGCGTGGGAATGGTAGAAACAAACTCCCAGGACCGCCCTGTGGATGATGTGAAGATCATTAAGGCATACCCTTCTGGGTAG